A single window of Undibacterium sp. 5I1 DNA harbors:
- the icd gene encoding NADP-dependent isocitrate dehydrogenase: MYQHIKVPAEGKQITVNADFSLNVPDNPIIPFIEGDGTGVDISPVMIKVVDAAVAKAYGGKRKISWMEIYAGEKSTKVYGPDVWLPEETLKVLKDYVVSIKGPLTTPVGGGIRSLNVALRQELDLYVCLRPVRYFKGVPSPVREPEKTDMVIFRENSEDIYAGIEFQEGSDQVKKLIKFLQDEMGVKKIRFPDTSGIGVKPVSRQGTERLVRKAIQYAIDNDKPSVTIVHKGNIMKYTEGGFRDWAYALAQKEFGAELIDGGPWCKFKNPKTGKDIIVKDSIADAFLQQILLRPAEYSVIATLNLNGDYISDALAAQVGGIGIAPGANLSDSIAMFEATHGTAPKYAGKDYVNPGSLILSAEMMLRHMGWAEAADLLISATEKAITVKKVTYDFARLMEGATQVSCSGFGDVMIENM, encoded by the coding sequence ATGTATCAACATATTAAAGTTCCTGCCGAAGGTAAGCAAATTACCGTCAATGCTGATTTCTCGTTAAACGTTCCAGATAATCCAATTATTCCGTTCATTGAAGGTGATGGCACTGGTGTAGATATCAGCCCTGTCATGATCAAAGTGGTGGATGCTGCTGTAGCTAAAGCTTACGGCGGCAAGCGTAAGATTAGCTGGATGGAAATCTACGCTGGTGAAAAATCGACAAAAGTATACGGTCCTGATGTCTGGTTGCCAGAAGAAACCCTAAAAGTCTTGAAAGACTATGTCGTTTCTATCAAAGGCCCATTGACTACACCAGTTGGCGGCGGTATCCGTTCCCTGAACGTGGCGCTGCGTCAAGAGTTAGATTTATATGTCTGCTTGCGCCCGGTTCGCTACTTCAAAGGCGTGCCATCCCCAGTGCGTGAGCCAGAAAAAACTGACATGGTGATCTTCCGCGAAAACTCGGAAGATATCTATGCGGGTATTGAATTCCAAGAAGGCTCTGATCAAGTTAAAAAACTGATCAAGTTTTTGCAAGACGAAATGGGCGTTAAAAAAATCCGTTTCCCAGATACCTCAGGTATTGGCGTTAAACCAGTATCCCGTCAAGGTACTGAGCGTTTGGTACGTAAAGCGATCCAGTACGCGATCGACAACGACAAGCCATCCGTAACGATCGTCCACAAAGGCAACATCATGAAGTACACCGAAGGTGGCTTCCGTGATTGGGCTTATGCTTTGGCACAAAAAGAATTCGGCGCAGAATTGATCGATGGCGGTCCATGGTGTAAGTTCAAGAATCCAAAAACGGGTAAAGATATTATCGTCAAGGATTCCATCGCTGATGCGTTCTTGCAGCAAATCTTGTTGCGTCCGGCGGAGTACAGTGTGATCGCAACATTGAATCTGAACGGCGATTACATCTCTGATGCATTAGCTGCACAAGTTGGTGGTATCGGTATTGCTCCAGGCGCTAATTTATCTGACTCTATCGCGATGTTTGAGGCCACTCACGGTACAGCGCCTAAGTATGCCGGTAAAGATTATGTGAACCCAGGTTCATTGATCTTGTCCGCAGAAATGATGTTGCGTCACATGGGTTGGGCTGAAGCGGCGGATCTGTTGATCAGCGCTACAGAAAAAGCGATCACTGTGAAGAAAGTTACTTACGATTTCGCACGTTTGATGGAAGGCGCAACACAAGTATCTTGCTCCGGCTTTGGCGATGTAATGATCGAAAATATGTAA
- a CDS encoding TonB-dependent receptor, whose protein sequence is MSKKSKTLRRLNRTRGMMLTLVALPFGCAMAQTAVPADPVKAPGQLEIVTVTAERRQENMKDVPSSISQLRGEKLDVLTSGGGDIRLLAAKVPSLNIESSNGRTFPRFYIRGYGNTDFSTFASQPVSLIYDDIVQENADLKGFPIFDLAGVEVLRGPQGTLFGRNTPAGVVKFDSAKPILNRTEGYYSVSEATYNTVNVEGAVNAPINKEWAMRFSMLGQHRDNFVDNTFTGQKKSLEGYNENAERLQFLYAPNTTFNALFNIHARDTDGSARLFRANIIKKGSNDLVDGFDPDKIATNGKNYQTLRTNGASARLTWNLDGIKLFSITGYEAIGSYFSRGDIDGGNPTGPGFIPFQSETGGGIRNHRQLTQEFRAESKNVGPLNWQAGLYYFNEGTTGFSNGYNSTTGAQTSAVNSRQENDAWAMFGSLNYDLTDQIKLRGGLRYTEDKKYFNANVVGSIGPSAVQESASKVSWDASAAYALNKDINLYTRIATGFRAPSIAAPSTTVPITVANAETILSAEVGIKADLFNRRARVNASIYDFDIKNQQLTAVGGQSNTTMLLNAAKTVGHGVEVDFEALLTDRLRATLGGSYNFTEIQDPNLAVAKCAACTITDPINSANRVLINGNPLPQAPKWIANATLRYGIPMSDDSELFFYTDWSYRSKINFFLYEAKEFTGKPLVEGGLRVGYSWKDGKYEVAAYSRNITNTVRVTGGIDFNNLTGFINEPRIFGVQFKGNF, encoded by the coding sequence ATGAGCAAGAAATCGAAAACTTTGCGTCGGTTAAACCGAACGCGCGGAATGATGTTGACACTAGTCGCATTGCCGTTTGGTTGTGCAATGGCACAAACAGCGGTGCCAGCAGACCCAGTGAAGGCACCAGGACAATTAGAAATTGTTACCGTAACTGCCGAGCGTCGCCAAGAAAATATGAAAGATGTTCCAAGCTCCATCTCGCAATTGCGTGGAGAAAAATTGGACGTTCTGACATCTGGTGGCGGCGATATTCGCTTGTTGGCAGCTAAAGTGCCAAGTTTGAATATTGAGTCATCTAATGGCCGCACTTTCCCACGTTTTTATATCCGTGGTTATGGTAATACCGATTTCAGTACATTCGCTTCCCAGCCAGTTTCTTTGATTTACGACGACATCGTGCAAGAAAATGCTGACTTAAAAGGCTTCCCGATTTTTGATCTGGCCGGCGTTGAAGTTTTGCGCGGGCCACAAGGTACTTTGTTTGGACGTAACACACCAGCCGGTGTAGTTAAGTTTGACTCAGCCAAACCAATCCTGAACCGCACTGAAGGCTACTACAGCGTATCTGAAGCTACCTACAACACGGTCAACGTTGAAGGCGCCGTCAATGCGCCAATCAACAAAGAATGGGCAATGCGTTTTTCGATGTTAGGTCAACATCGTGACAATTTTGTGGATAACACATTCACTGGTCAAAAGAAATCTCTGGAAGGTTATAACGAGAACGCAGAACGTCTTCAGTTTTTGTATGCCCCTAACACGACCTTCAATGCACTGTTCAATATTCATGCCCGCGATACTGATGGCAGTGCCCGCTTATTCCGCGCCAATATCATCAAAAAAGGTAGCAACGATCTGGTCGATGGTTTTGACCCAGACAAGATTGCTACTAACGGCAAAAACTACCAAACTTTGCGCACCAACGGCGCGAGTGCACGTTTAACCTGGAATCTGGACGGCATCAAACTGTTCTCCATCACGGGTTATGAAGCTATTGGCAGCTATTTCAGCCGTGGCGACATTGACGGTGGTAATCCAACTGGACCTGGTTTCATTCCTTTCCAATCAGAGACTGGTGGCGGCATCCGCAATCATCGCCAACTCACGCAGGAGTTCCGCGCAGAATCTAAGAATGTCGGCCCTCTGAACTGGCAAGCAGGTTTGTACTACTTTAATGAAGGTACAACCGGTTTCAGTAACGGCTATAACAGTACGACTGGTGCTCAAACTAGCGCCGTTAATAGCCGCCAGGAAAATGATGCATGGGCGATGTTTGGCTCACTCAATTACGATTTGACAGACCAGATCAAATTACGTGGCGGCTTACGCTACACCGAAGATAAAAAATATTTCAATGCCAATGTAGTAGGTTCAATAGGACCTAGTGCAGTGCAAGAATCTGCTTCCAAAGTAAGCTGGGATGCAAGTGCAGCCTATGCATTGAATAAAGATATCAATCTATATACCCGTATCGCCACTGGCTTTAGAGCACCGAGTATTGCAGCACCGTCGACGACAGTACCAATCACCGTTGCCAACGCAGAAACCATCTTATCTGCCGAAGTTGGTATCAAGGCAGATCTGTTTAACCGCCGCGCGCGTGTTAATGCCAGTATCTATGATTTTGATATCAAAAATCAACAGTTGACTGCAGTCGGTGGGCAATCAAATACCACCATGTTGCTGAACGCAGCCAAAACAGTGGGGCATGGTGTGGAAGTTGATTTTGAAGCCTTGCTGACAGATAGATTGCGTGCAACTCTGGGGGGTAGCTACAACTTTACAGAAATTCAAGATCCAAATCTGGCCGTCGCTAAATGTGCTGCGTGTACGATTACCGATCCAATCAATTCAGCTAATCGTGTCTTGATTAACGGAAATCCTTTGCCACAAGCACCAAAATGGATTGCTAATGCAACACTGCGCTATGGCATCCCGATGAGTGACGATAGTGAGTTGTTTTTCTATACCGACTGGTCTTATCGCAGCAAAATCAACTTCTTCCTTTATGAAGCCAAAGAATTCACTGGCAAACCATTGGTCGAAGGCGGCTTACGCGTTGGATATAGCTGGAAAGACGGCAAATATGAAGTAGCCGCTTATTCCCGCAATATCACCAACACAGTACGTGTAACCGGCGGTATTGACTTCAATAACCTGACTGGCTTTATCAACGAACCACGCATCTTTGGTGTCCAGTTCAAGGGTAATTTCTAA